A genomic stretch from Asterias rubens chromosome 7, eAstRub1.3, whole genome shotgun sequence includes:
- the LOC117292363 gene encoding WD repeat-containing protein on Y chromosome-like, with product MLDSLDTDSDDSLDGESIEKDDTLRFEDKIKLHHLKELMRRFARHEPTDDMPPDGFVTPGRIIKRESGNVTVKEFKEMIQSLFKTTAWDNQMENLFAKVDTSADGMVDWNEFCTYMLLHYRENDNIKRELPLTYEPNIRHITQNRNWEVDKCTVQEIIQCVIALCNPPRYVTLSKEGILCCLDAHFLHIEKSYEIKNEKEDLRASKRRCKTWYTDITYMGNTNKLVISSTGRDLRFWDVSCPTFFEEFHLYALPDVPVCLDYWYDKKNPTKESLLIAGDDHGSVHLYHFTKPLERLFETPFTDKEGVKKIWAQNLHHHQRYVRHTLISRVHSEMIRKVVYIPENDSIMSSSGSSKTSLVLMDTQGKKKSYTFKINKGVECFDFNKTLNVIATGSINHHVYLWNPFVQERATACLMGHMMTVVGVAINEVTTQLYSYAKDGVIKVWDLKEYSCLQTFQVRFPCLQHLRSPEYGTSCLLLHQQSLIACCGDHIGTLKLGKTEFANHKMALTHKTQLCCAIYNSFFKQVATGADDSTITVWDLTSGSKSFSILEAHNTEEITCMVFNTTGRKLITGARNGTIKVWNFQNGHNINQFEPIAEAETTGLVSLGKKKGMLAVGWSRKIAFYNDRDSDTLLVKGDTSWKGGQVHKDDILAVDYCPPNLLATASFDGEIIVWSVETETIFVRLRKGQSSQVSKRLKEALSSLELRTDKLMNEREEVSSAHCSSSRGSSHSAKPSRPNSRHRAKHKQPQGFEQAPVDKIVFLKSRIINKGLTEGAVLISSEAGWLNFWAIYGFSQNLKGYFYGSSSITQEESVLAMATNQDDSLLITGDTMGHVYVWDIADYCLVPTAQQETSRPALVHTWRAHDLALVSMEYIPQEYGSFVLTASTDRTARLWTSDGHYVGTFGQSKKWNLRNPETYAHPKSPWSHLEEAAETQQEVGNLEDETAEETVQDDVFLEEFDQELNNNVTTSVGSRSKNYSEEDAAITPELQTAQPRVEIIEDDDSESTKKELSLPSILTSSKEAVADYRPKPSVSITQGQFTSSQSPSRSESNSPPIKPLQIRDESSYGLTVDAIKPMRRRSVSTWEDEVSLRSQRSMTLSSFGSYSGRSRKQSSSAPSLLGRQVDQDFARITLSRQERRHRYGEVDMKATQRFGKLCSPFQALTTLKTDEVLFPTSLPMTPRMLTRGLTCTNESELRSMSISPTPGDLCRGGFVDQATSISPLPAIRRSSKSSMSS from the exons ATGCTGGATTCGCTGGACACGGATAGCGATGACAGTCTAGACGGAGAAAG CATCGAAAAAGATGACACGTTACGCTTCGAAGATAAAATCAAACTCCATCACTTGAAAGAGCTGATGAGACGGTTCGCTCGCCACGAACCGACAGACGACATGCCGCCTGATGGCTTCGTTACACCCGGTAGAATCATCAAGAGAGAGTCGGGTAACGTCACCGTGAAAGAGTTCAAAGAGATGATACAGAGTCTCTTCAAGACAACGGCATGGGATAACCAGATGGAGAATCTGTTTGCTAAG GTTGATACATCAGCAGACGGCATGGTGGACTGGAATGAGTTCTGTACCTACATGTTACTGCATTATCGTGAGAATGATAACATCAAAAGAGAGCTTCCCTTGACCTATGAACCTAATATCCGACACATCACACAAAATAGA AACTGGGAAGTGGACAAGTGTACGGTG CAAGAGATCATCCAGTGTGTTATTGCACTCTGTAACCCTCCACGATATGTCACACTCAGTAAG GAGGGAATCCTTTGTTGTCTCGATGCACACTTCCTTCACATCGAGAAAAGTTACGAGATCAAGAATGAGAAGGAAGATCTTCGAGCATCTAAGAGGCGCTGTAAGACGTGGTACACTGACATTACATACATGGGGAACACTAACAAACTGGTCATTAGCTCGACAGGGAGGGATCTTAGATTCTGGGATGTCTCCTGCCCAACATTCTTTGAGGAATTCCATTTGTATG CTTTGCCGGATGTTCCTGTCTGTTTAGATTACTGGTATGATAAGAAA AACCCGACCAAGGAGTCTCTACTCATCGCTGGCGATGATCATGGCTCCGTCCATCTCTACCATTTCACCAAACCTCTGGAGAGGCTGTTTGAAACGCCGTTTACGGACAAGGAAGGAGTCAAGAAAATATGGGCTCAG AATCTGCATCATCACCAGCGATACGTAAGACACACCTTGATCTCAAGGGTCCACAGCGAGATGATACGGAAGGTGGTGTACATCCCTGAGAATGACTCCATCATGTCATCTAGCGGTAGTAGTAAGACGTCTCTCGTCTTGATGGATACGCAGGGGAAGAAGAAATCTTACACATTCAAGATCAACAAG GGAGTCGAATGTTTTGATTTCAACAAGACGCTAAACGTCATAGCAACAGGCAGTATCAACCACCACGTGTATTTGTGGAATCCATTCGTTCAAGAGAGGGCCACAGCATGTCTCATGGGTCACATGATGACGGTTGTGGGCGTGGCTATCAACGAAGTCACTACACAGCTTTACAGTTATGCAAAAGATGGG GTGATTAAAGTATGGGACTTGAAGGAGTATTCCTGTCTCCAGACGTTCCAAGTCCGTTTCCCCTGCCTTCAGCATCTTAGATCCCCAGAGTACGGTACAAGTTGTCTCCTCCTCCATCAACAGTCTCTCATTGCATGCTGCGGTGATCACATCGGTACCTTGAAACTGGGCAAGACGGAGTTTGCTAATCACAAGATGGCGCTGACACACAAGACGCAACTCTGCTGCGCTATCTATAACTCCTTCTTCAAACAG GTGGCAACAGGGGCGGACGATTCGACCATCACGGTGTGGGATTTGACCTCAGGGTCAAAGTCCTTCTCCATCCTGGAGGCTCATAACACTGAAGAGATCACTTGCATGGTATTCAACACAACGGGACGGAAACTCATCACTGGTGCAAGAAACGGTACAATCAAG GTGTGGAACTTTCAGAACGGCCATAATATCAACCAGTTTGAACCTATTGCCGAAGCGGAAACAACTGGTTTGGTGTCTCTTGGAAAGAAGAAAGGCATGCTGGCTGTGGGCTGGAGCAGAAAGATTGCATTCTATAATGACAGAGACTCAGAC ACATTACTAGTCAAAGGTGACACAAGTTGGAAAGGTGGCCAGGTGCACAAGGACGATATTCTAGCCGTTGACTACTGTCCTCCAAATCTCCTAGCTACGGCAAGTTTCGACGGAGAGATCATCGTTTGGAGTGTGGAGACAGAGACGATATTCGTCCGACTCAGGAAGGGCCAGTCGAGCCAGGT GAGTAAGAGACTTAAGGAAGCTCTGTCGTCATTGGAGTTAAGAACAGACAAACTAATGAATGAGAGAGAGGAGGTGTCATCCGCGCATTGTTCATCCTCAAGAGGTTCCAGTCACTCTGCGAAACCCTCAAGACCAAACTCAAGACATCGGGCAAAACACAAGCAGCCACAGGG ttttgaACAAGCTCCTGTTGATAAGATCGTCTTCTTGAAGAGTAGGATCATCAATAAGGGACtgacagagggcgctgttctcaTCTCAAGTGAGGCAGGTTGGCTGAACTTCTGGGCCATCTATGGATTCTCACAAAATCTCAAAG GTTATTTCTATGGAAGCAGCTCCATCACCCAGGAAGAATCAGTGCTTGCCATGGCAACCAATCAGGACGACTCTTTGTTGATAACGGGAGACACTATGGGTCATGTGTATGTATGGGACATTGCTGACTACTGCCTGGTACCAACAGCTCAG CAAGAAACCAGTCGCCCAGCATTAGTCCACACCTGGCGAGCCCACGACCTTGCCTTGGTCAGCATGGAGTACATTCCTCAGGAGTATGGGTCGTTTGTACTGACCGCCTCTACAGATCGAACGGCCAGACTCTGGACATCGGATGGTCACTACGTCGGGACCTTTGGACAATCTAAGAAATGGAACCTTAGGAATCCTGAGACGTATGCTCATCCAAA GTCACCATGGAGTCATCTTGAAGAAGCTGCTGAGACTCAACAAGAAGTTGGAAACTTGGAGGATGAGACGG CAGAAGAAACAGTCCAAGATGACGTGTTTCTGGAGGAATTTGACCAAGAACTGAACAACAACGTCACCACCTCAGTGGGATCTCGGAGCAAAAACTACTCTGAAGAAGATGCAGCAATTACTCCAGAACTCCAGACCGCTCAACCCCGAGTGGAAATCATCGAGGACGATGACTCGGAGTCGACCAAGAAGGAGCTAAGTCTACCGTCTATTCTTACTTCTTCGAAAGAGGCAGTTGCTGATTACCGGCCGAAACCATCTGTATCAATTACACAGGGACAGTTTACCAGTAGTCAGTCACCGTCAAGGAGTGAATCAAACTCACCACCGATCAAACCTTTGCAGATTCGAGACGAATCGTCGTACGGATTGACGGTCGATGCCATCAAGCCAATGAGGCGGCGCTCGGTGTCGACTTGGGAGGATGAGGTCAGCTTAAGGTCACAGAGGTCAATGACCTTGTCCAGTTTTGGGAGCTACAGCGGCCGCTCAAGAAAGCAGTCCTCATCAGCGCCT agtTTACTTGGACGTCAGGTCGACCAGGATTTTGCGAGGATTACGTTAAGCAGACAAGAGAGAAGACATAGATATGGAGAGGTTGACATGAAAGCAACTCAGAGGTTTGGAAAACTGTGCTCCCCATTCCAAGCCCTCACCACACTG AAAACTGATGAAGTCCTGTTCCCAACGAGTCTGCCGATGACCCCACGGATGCTGACCCGAGGTCTGACCTGCACCAACGAGTCAGAGCTCCGATCAATGTCCATCAGCCCCACCCCGGGGGATTTATGCCGTGGGGGGTTTGTAGATCAGGCTACGTCCATTTCACCACTGCCTGCTATACGACGGTCATCCAAGTCAAGCATGAGTAGCTGA